In the genome of Populus trichocarpa isolate Nisqually-1 chromosome 6, P.trichocarpa_v4.1, whole genome shotgun sequence, one region contains:
- the LOC18100168 gene encoding small polypeptide DEVIL 16 — protein MAGKEKSETQLHGCEPCRSFGQKCSHLVKKQRGKFYIVRRCIAMLICWHERERGEP, from the coding sequence ATGGCAGGCAAGGAAAAGAGTGAGACTCAGCTGCATGGTTGTGAACCCTGCAGATCGTTTGGGCAGAAGTGCAGCCATTTGGTGAAGAAGCAGAGGGGCAAATTCTATATCGTCAGGCGTTGCATAGCCATGCTTATTTGCTGGCATGAGCGTGAGCGCGGCGAGCCTTGA